Proteins encoded by one window of Anopheles maculipalpis chromosome 2RL, idAnoMacuDA_375_x, whole genome shotgun sequence:
- the LOC126559584 gene encoding 40S ribosomal protein S29: MGFANLWYSHPRKYGQGSRFCRACSNNHGMIRKYGLNICRQCFREYAKDIGFRKLD, from the exons ATGGGTTTCGCTAACTTGTGGTACTCGCATCCACGTAAATACGGACAGGGTTCACGTTTCTG CCGTGCCTGCTCCAACAACCACGGAATGATCCGAAAGTACGGTCTGAACATTTGCCGACAGTGCTTCCGCGAGTACGCCAAGGATATTGGCTTCAGGAAG
- the LOC126559791 gene encoding uncharacterized protein LOC126559791: MNGFRVLNFALFAFCFLCTIEQLESTCVFDSDFGLILNCAFKKSGLFRVRNLGGIKAHFGLGFSVGDELGLAESLGNVEANKRRALNIRTGANNIGVLPASKMPTSYPSLPTPISPSPGAPIQQSRPQAVTVRSSGSMLPKGIGGPPKVPSSASPVYVSPASSLMTKATSLPLGVPPFRPIPKPTPEAEPVRFDPSILRRNFALKSAQTPDPSFQSQLMNQTSSFHRSAPTRTPVPPFPNAPNQQIIYKEAPNLQVQKVPAFQAMPESVSRISTGPVVQVDNKLQPSVIKNSIMSIPPRRQMTKPGPTIATGTSTAADAEEIDLMGHTVEELAAAANVSVEVIKEAIRVRQQELRAQKQYEKQQAAYAQAQFFAQQTTPTTTTTSTTTPRPRRYPTNAGHKVMNAPKEYYPVGYDKNFDDNFTSKVDLPYTTFNCGEQKHFPGLYGDEDLGCMVFHVCALTDDGLIMKSFLCPESTLFDQTVLKCNWWFYVDCKSSKNLYDSNLPVSKSYQLMKALSFFSSNYKNPGDSSEGVDVEALKNSVATAVAVGGSARSLDSLSSNTIAGSTGERSQDLPSVSVGESSSSSSSSTSSSTTVATTSSSSNKTTAST, encoded by the exons GCACAATCGAACAGTTAGAGAGTACCTGTGTTTTTGATTCCGATTTCGGTCTCATCCTGAACTGTGCCTTCAAAAAGTCCGGCCTCTTTCGGGTGCGGAACTTGGGCGGCATCAAGGCCCACTTCGGGTTAG GCTTCAGCGTCGGAGATGAGCTGGGACTGGCCGAATCGCTCGGTAACGTCGAGGCAAATAAACGGCGCGCCCTCAACATTCGCACCGGTGCCAACAATATCGGTGTCCTGCCTGCGTCCAAAATGCCG acATCCTACCCATCCTTACCCACCCCAATCTCCCCTTCACCGGGTGCTCCAATTCAGCAGAGTCGCCCACAGGCAGTAACCGTTCGTTCGTCCGGGTCCATGCTGCCCAAGGGTATCGGTGGACCGCCGAAAGTTCCATCGTCCGCCTCGCCCGTTTACGTCTCGCCCGCCTCCAGTCTGATGACAAAAGCCACCTCACTACCACTCGGCGTTCCTCCCTTCCGTCCCATCCCCAAACCGACCCCGGAAGCGGAACCGGTGAGATTCGACCCGTCCATACTTCGCCGCAACTTTGCCCTAAAATCCGCCCAAACTCCTGACCCTTCCTTCCAGAGCCAGCTGATGAATCAGACCTCCTCCTTCCACCGGAGCGCCCCGACCCGTACCCCCGTCCCCCCGTTCCCTAACGCTCCCAATCAGCAGATTATCTACAAGGAGGCACCGAACCTGCAGGTTCAGAAGGTGCCCGCCTTCCAGGCAATGCCCGAATCGGTGTCCCGCATCTCGACCGGACCGGTCGTCCAGGTCGATAATAAGCTGCAGCCGTCCGTCATCAAGAATTCCATCATGAGCATACCGCCGCGCCGGCAGATGACAAAGCCCGGGCCAACGATTGCGACCGGCACCAGCACCGCAGCCGATGCAGAAGAGATTGATCTGATGGGCCACACGGTGGAAGAGTTGGCGGCGGCTGCCAACGTGAGTGTGGAGGTGATTAAGGAAGCGATTCGTGTCCGGCAGCAGGAACTGCGTGCACAGAAGCAGTACGAAAAGCAGCAGGCTGCTTACGCTCAGGCCCAATTCTTTGCCCAGCAGACAACGCCCACAACGACCACAACGAGCACGACCACACCACGACCCCGACGGTACCCAACCAATGCTGGTCACAAG GTTATGAACGCACCGAAAGAGTACTACCCGGTGGGATACGACAAGAACTTCGATGACAACTTCACCTCCAAGGTGGATCTGCCCTACACGACGTTCAACTGTGGCGAACAGAAACACTTCCCGGGGCTGTACGGCGACGAGGACCTTGGTTGTATG GTCTTCCACGTATGTGCCCTGACGGACGATGGATTGATCATGAAGTCGTTCCTCTGCCCGGAAAGTACCCTCTTCGACCAGACCGTGCTGAAGTGCAACTGGTGGTTTTACGTCGACTGCAAGAGCAGCAAGAACCTGTACGACTCGAACCTGCCCGTGTCCAAGAGCTACCAGCTGATGAAAGCCTTGTCGTTCTTCTCCTCCAACTACAAAAACCCGGGCGACTCGTCCGAGGGTGTCGATGTGGAAGCACTCAAGAACAGCGTCGCCACAGCTGTTGCCGTCGGTGGTTCGGCCCGTTCGCTAGACAGCCTAAGCAGCAACACCATTGCCGGTTCGACGGGCGAACGCTCGCAGGATTTACCATCCGTGAGTGTAGGAgagagtagcagcagcagcagcagcagcactagcagcagcacgaCAGTCGCCACAAcgtcaagcagcagcaacaaaacgacGGCATCCACgtaa